ccttttcttttattattattactatatatagaaaaattctaccattatatttttaattatcacttTATTCGTTTTAtcaaaaacttgttttttttatttttattttatttagctgAAGAGAATTAACACTATAaaagatgtatatatatatatttatttatcaataccCTGTGCTCGGGGAAAATAATCGACAGTCAAGTGTGTTCACTCGAGGTCCAATAAACTTTGTTGGAttcaagatttatttattctaccCTTATCCTTGTGTTCTACTTGTGTCTTGTATTTCTTCTTTGATGTGGGgagaagacaaaaaaaaataaataatataaaaaaaagttaaatcaGGATTCGCCATTTACTAAAGTACGATCTTATGAAAAAGGTCGGAAAAATAAgtggaatatatatttataatgtctatatagatatatattatatatatttcatttcttataaaattctaccTCTCAATTGTAccttgtcaaaaaaattaaaaaaaaaaatcaagttaagaattatatttatgataaaaaaaagtcaataaattcTATGACGAAAGACGCACTTGCGGTTACAGTTTGTTGAAAATTCGTTGAATTACTCGCGAAATTCCACGAGctagaaataaaaacaaagttaAGTATAAAAGAGTTTGAGAATTATAAGTAGtaaacttgaaataaaaaaaaggtcttaAAGAATTTGTGAaatcgtaaaaatatattttaaaaaagtttttttagcTGACTCTTGAAGCTCTTTaaattcatagaaaaaaaatatatatataattcctatggtataaaaaatgaaggtttaaaaaagttaaggttttaattttaacgtaacataagttgaaaaaatatgaaacataaaaaatgttaaaatgatttttatccTCTTTTCGAAACTCCATTATTTTCATAGATCAATAAAGATACGTCGTGCACACGTGTGACCTTTTTTAACACTCACTAACGGTGTCCAAAAGAGCACGTAAATCTAAAGAATACCGGTGTAAAGTTTCTGTGCGTCCCTTCATCACAACTAAAGTGTCCAAGCTACACTCATAATGTCTTTTCTTATAATGTCACTGAGTTTACACTTGTAGTACGATATCATCTCACAGAAATGGCTTTTATCCCTATATAATATCAATGTTCGTCcagtataaatattcataccATTCGTACCTCACTTTGCTTTATATTATGCCCTCCCTATCTCATATAATATAGAATAACCCGGGGTAAAATgagatatcatttttttaactaaaaaaattttaattcacaaaTATCACTGTTCATATAGTATACCTTAATTATTATACACTAGTTGAGAGTATATGTATTAAGTGTCACATGAATTGAAGgttatctttattttaatgaattgctatttatttattgtaattaaaatatttaaaattctaattttggTATTATTAAACAAGATGAAGTGTCTCAAAAAACTCTAGTATACTGTGAACGATAGAATTTATATGATTAAGGTAGGATGTGATTCTATTTGTGATAGGTTATGTTGTACCATAGGATTgtaacattatttatatatttgcttatttatataattttttaaattatttataatgactTGTCTTAGTTGCTGAAAAAGTCCCAATAAAGGGACGAAACGTCAAATTTAtggtcaaaattaaattataatttttgaattagttCTAccccctgattaaaagaaacgatttgtaatgttaaactTCCATAAGAAtggcgattcaaaagtattcaatggattcaaaagcattaaaaactattaaaaattttttttttcgaattgtttcttttaataagggcctccttgtttttttaacatttataaaaatttgttttctgctttaaaatttttagctacAATTTTTACACTGTATAAAAACTGGGGTAAGTTCAGTCGGTGTAtaggtatttaaattttcggtgttaaattttaacaccgaaagtggtgttaaaaaatttctatactcTCGAAACattaataagtgaatattcactaaatCTGAGTCTCAATCGAAtgactttttgaaattagtggttcggtttgcacttggaattagtgaatattcacttattttcactaattcaggTTTAGAGAGtacgtggaatttttttttcacaccgatttaacaccgcctacaccggtgttattttattttaaaactgcaTGGTGTTAAATTGAGTCAATTTTTGATACCGCTCTTTTTAAAGTGTAACAAAAGTGGAACAAATTATTCAGCTTGTACAATAaagtcaatataaattttcagaaaattctgtttttttaaaatattttttattggaaaatgtaaaaaatcagTCTGATGCAAACTGGGCCACAATTGTAaggaaaatgtttttttatattaaaaattttaaattggatACCCTGAAGGGGCTGATCAACTTGTCTCATTCTTCTTTACAAACGGTAATTAACtcttttttaagaaaaaaaaagttttttttttttttctaaaaattaatgtctCCTGTAATATTAccgttttttctatttataagaTACGAAGTGTATGAGGATACGTTATAAAATGGGCGATGGGTGATGGAAAATGGGAAATGGGGGTTTAAGGTTTTATATACAAGAAATCCTAGTGTGCACGTGTGttccattaatttaaaaagacgtataagatagtaaaaaaaaagtaaataaataagaaaaagaaaaagctaaataaaaatagtttggACCTCGGAAtagtaaagataaaaaaatatttccatgcTCTATGGTGATGTGTACGTAAGGtacttttttcatatatgtatatatatatatatatatatatatatatatatatataaatataagtgtgAAAGGTATATAAAGCCTTGGGTGTAGAGCGTACATTTCTCAAAAGGCGTTCTCGGACCTGTCGACAACAGAGTGGGTGAAGTGAGAGCAAATAAAAGAGGGTGtgataaaaaaaggaaaagaaaatgaataaaaaaagtaaataaaataaaataaaataaagaaggTGAGAAAAATTTGAGCCGGATCGATGAAGAACATCGAAAATTGTCAAGTGCTCAAGAGCGGAGGGAAAACGTTGTGTGGAGCTAGTATTCTGTGTGCTATCTTTTGAGAGCTACGGCAACGACAACTAGGAGAACGATGACGATGACGACGACACACTCGTGCTCTTTTTCGATACCTTTTCTATAGCATGCGCATGTTGATGCTCAAAGTGGCCTGTGGACTCTCGTGAAATATTAAACGGGAGCAAAGACCCCTCGTGCGAATACGAGCCAGTTTCTCACAAACTTCACCAAAGTGGTGTGAGGGCTTCAAGGGTGAGCAGGGCTGAGCAGGGTTCCCCCTAGCATGCTGAGCTGGTGTAGTTCCTACCCTTACTTGCTGGGTGGATAGAAGAAAAGTGGGCGGCAATGGTCGTAGTAGTGGTAGAGCACTGGCTAAAGGGGATGCTAGTTGTGACGCTCAAGTGCTAGAGGGTAAAGGGGGACAGCTGCGAAATCGAACAAAATTCAACTCATGCGCCATCTAGCTGAGCTGCGCAGGTTCCTCTGCTGCAGGGCCgtacaaatattttatgttatacagataattaattattacataattatgcatattgtttattaaaaatgcacTCAGTaaaagcttaaattttttagctggAAATTGACatcccttttatttttatattttttttttacaacttttgtcataaggtataaatttttatgaataaagtttGGATGGTAGCAGTTAGTATGACAAAATGAGACATTAAAACAATCGTtaccaaaatatataataatagtaaactGATGTTTGTTGAGATAATGAAGACTTGAGACATTAGTGTCGTAGTATTATAACCGACTCTTGACGTTAACTGCCGCCGTGGTCTTGTTGAATTATTCAgaaatggtaaatttaaacCTCGAGACTTGCTACTGCTGCTGTAAAGCTAGTGTTGGAAATATTGCGAgagttatatatacatacattatcCATGTCTTGAGAACAATTGGCTCGGTCACCCTGTTCCTACTCTTTTTATCGCTTCTTTTATTcgtttatgttaaaaaaaaaaaaataataaaaaaaaaaaaagtgttttttttttcttttttttcctgaTCTTTTACTGATCCAGTTAATTCGAATTATAGTTGAACGTTAAACCACCAGGTGATAGgttttttatacatatgtacTGTAAAAATTCGTTTGCATTTTAAAAACCGTGTGAATTTAAAccacttgataaaaaaagagaatgagttaaaaaagaaagagttgaaatagaaaaaaaaaaaaaaaaattagggaaTACCCGAAAAGAATTGCGCGCTAACGAGCCGATGTTTCAAAGTGCCGTTTTCTCTAACTTTTCCactgtctatatatatatatatatatatatatatatatgtatgtatacatatataaatatatcccaGAGGAGTGGGCCCAAGCAGTCATGGGTTATTAGCGCTCGTTAGCGGACCTCGAAAGTATAAATGCTGTTTTCTGTCTGGATAGAAATTATCGCGtctcgtttatttatttatttattcaacttttctctctttatttcttctttctcATTTTCGCTTTTTATTCCTTACTTAACgttccatttattttattattttatttttatttttaatccgaGAAAGACAATTCTAgaggaaaaatatattttcctgaacaataaaataaataagagagCAAGCAAgcggtttaaaaataaatgaaaataattaaaaaattaaaataaaagattaaacTTACGTCAGGTTCAAGGAGTTTATTCATGCAAGATATTCTACTTTTCATCAGCTCTATTTCAAGGTGCTCTTTATGCAGCTTCATTTGTGATAaacgaaaaacaaaaaaatttattaacttactTAACACAACTAACTTTTCATGCTGGAGAAACCCGGAGAAAATGgtcactttttttactttttttttttattataaatttgctgaatctttttatttttttttaggggaAACCGGGGCTCAAAATTCCCGGGGTTAATTGTTCTGACAACTTTATTtccaaaacaaaataaaataaaaatatttttgaccaAAATGACCCATTATTTTCCAAAgatatttagtattttctaAAAACCAAAACTCTAAGCCCTGTCATCCCctacgtaaaaataaaatgagactaattttcaattgttacacgcaaaaaaataaatgataaattttattcggattttaaattcatttttattgtttgaacaACAAACCCGCATCAAAGAAggtaattcataaataatataatattgaaagcgaaaaagtataagaatgattctctaaaatatattgatatgaaaaaaaaaatagtcactcttggtctttaaattttattgtttgaaatgataaaatacgTCAACTTGCCATATAGATATAGCCGCGCATCAGTAATGCTTTAGATTAATTCTTTCACATACATTAAAAGCTTACAAAcacaagttaaattttattgtttcaaactGTAAAAACTGATGCgcttaaaatatactttttgacaatttgaagaaagtaataattatataccgTTGTACATAAAATCAATTGTTcgacattgaaaattttatttatcatactgaatgtttttttacttttttactataaacttAAATGTTCCGAACATCGAATGTTGAAGCTGAaacgttaaattattataatttcatttttttatctagcaaacagtaatttatattacttGTAACATGATTTATTTGcatataaactttaaatttaaatatttaaattaagattattataatatattcaataaaaccacgaaattactatttgaaatgatattaaattgtgaccacattctaaatttttagttattaattactaatttttataattcatttttttgcgTGTATCAAAAAtaacagattaaaatttttgggtggAATGGGACAGCTTCAGAAAAtcgaagaaattatttttttagttattattaaattattttgctattaattattcattaaatcaGCAACGAGCTAAATAACATAATTTCACACCAATTGCACTCTTTTTACTTTCTGAcactttgttaaaatttaattttactccacataaattttcaatattatgtGAAaccgataataaataatttattcaatttcattatttattcgatttaatgataaagaatttttttttttaataattatagaagcgaaaaattaatttttcaatccgtatccaaaaaatattatatttcaaataaaaaaaaacatttcaaatcgaaatttgaaattcgaCCTTCTACTCAGATacactaaatctttttttttttttattgatattcaaagtaaatagaaaaaatttccagttaccgttcaaaaaaaatttatcatttttgcgggcaaaatggggtaccccttaaaaaaagcaaacaaaaaaatttctggattttaaatgaatttgattaagTTAATCTTTTTTGCAAGTAATTTAcgtgaagaaaaattatattttgcatgattattggatacaaaaaaagaaaaaaaatttttaatagtttctATCTTGAAACAaaagtcaatatttttcaactgacaattgatttttgaaaaagtttaacaaaaaaaattcaaaataacgctcaattatatttacaaaattgattttggaatgtttaaaaaccatttaaaatataaaactttggAGATACCCTGTTTTGCCTACCCTACCCTCTTTTGCCCCCTTcccctaatttttttattacttcgatatacaaaaattataaaacaagaactaaaaattttaatttcaaataatatttccaggtattatagaaaaaaataaataattttagatctAAGGAAGTCTACCAGAAtccggaaaaataaaaaaaaacttattgatgTCAATGTAAtctgattataaaaaaattagatcgaCGTATATCTAATTAGATCTTATAAGATCTGAGTTAATATTTCAGAGGTAAGTACTCTATTTTGTCAGGTTTTctcgaatttatttaaaaaaaaaataaataataaatttactcacCGTACGTTTTGCTTTGTCTTGAAAGACATCAGTTTGCTGCAactgaaatataaattacaaatgcattatatacattttttatatttaatactgaAGGGTGAAGCTTTCATAACTTTCCTTtcgttactattattattattattgttgttgttgttattatttcacCTAGAGTGTATATTTCACCCAGAAGCGAAACAAGACAATCGGGCGAAAAGTCTCAGGCGGACTTACGTGTTTGTGAATACAATTGTATGCCGGTCTCACATTCAAAATACTTCGCTTCCTTGGTAGTTTCTGTGACGATTCAATGGGTTTtcgtgtatgtatatatttatatatatgtatataaatatatatatatacatattcataGATGagatgaaagaaaaataaaaaaatattaaaagactaagaaaagaaaaagctTTGAGATGAGAAAGAAGTTGaaggaaaatataaatttataaaaagaaggTGAGAACGGAAAAAGGTGATTTACCTCGGCCGCCTCGTTCTGCAATACTTGACACAGTGTCTTGTTTGACTTGAAGACTTTTGTACTctgtcaatataaattttaaataaaaataaatatctgtattactttatatatttttaatctttaaatCGTCGTTTTAGTTCttaaatggaaataaattttttaatctactTGTCGGTTTCAAATGTACTTTCAATCAGTTCCTATagagttatttttatcatttatttataaatgggtaatttaatttacacaaTCAAATTTACGAACAGTTTGTGTTAAATATATGTCATTGatttctattatatttataagatcGATTAAACTTTTACTTATAAAGAATACAATAGTTAGTTGTaactcaaatttgaaaattaaaatgtcaatTGTATAGAGGTGCTGGATTACGTCATGGCACAATGGGatttatttgaagaaattcattaattttctttgaataaattataagaatcaATTTTGGTTGATCCGAATGGACAGGGTGGCAGTCTATAAAGCTTTAACCTCCCGGGTTAAACAAAACTTGATTTAGGCATGCTTCGCCTGATTTTCTTCtgaagttatcgatttgccgtcgatttttcgataagatcttgactttttcgacttaaatttaatttttgacagcttttagaacttttttcatcttagtttTAACTTATTCGTTTTTACTTCAAGCATGACAGTCAATCGCCGTATTCTTGACTTGTTGAACCAAGTCgaaaaaagtcatttattcGCGTTACTTTAGACTGgatcaaaaatcaaaaacaaacagtattttttggtgtaaaatttttttttcacgtttcgtcttaattttgactttttcgccTTTTATAATTTAGGGGAGACCGGGGTGCGACGGGCCACctcaaaaatttggtaaaaattttttttccatttttggTCAAATCATGTTATTTCTGATGTTTTAAGATATTTTGGGCAGATCTTCTATATTTGGGGCATAATGGaccacttgaaaaaaattttctacagaaaaataatttttttttttcgtactaaaatgaatttggaaaatttattgattaaaactCTTTTAGGTCAGTAGATTACACtgt
Above is a window of Microplitis demolitor isolate Queensland-Clemson2020A chromosome 1, iyMicDemo2.1a, whole genome shotgun sequence DNA encoding:
- the LOC103575568 gene encoding uncharacterized protein LOC103575568, which encodes METAKMRWYYRSSSYSSLIWKYMILDNELRSLFHVGHDCGFITIITVILTIVIFIYSTKVFKSNKTLCQVLQNEAAEKLPRKRSILNVRPAYNCIHKHLQQTDVFQDKAKRTLHKEHLEIELMKSRISCMNKLLEPDLVEFRE